The Planococcus liqunii genome includes a region encoding these proteins:
- a CDS encoding 2-methylaconitate cis-trans isomerase PrpF family protein, with protein sequence MKVPIAVMRGGTSKGVFINYKEMPEDRVLWDSFLLDIMGSPDQRQIDGLGGGNSLTSKAAIIKKSEMDGIDVEYTFAQVSIENQLVDFKGNCGNISSAVGPYAIEQGLVAAVAPVTQVRIFNTNTQKVIIAEVEVENGQVKTEGQCEIPGVPGTGSPIYLSFTDAQGAVTGKLFPTGNPVDRIDTRNGPIDVSIIDVANPLVFVKAEDVGLTGSELPHEFTAEKLAELEEIRSAAAEMCLFSTKEEATVKSPAVPKMTIIAPPETYFDVNSVERQADAMDCRIRMMSMQKPHQALAITGAICTTAGAFLKDTVLNDVIEVENTVLRLGHPSGIIETKVDMIAGHIGNIKVVRTARMILEGFVYTKHNYVYSKSLA encoded by the coding sequence ATGAAAGTACCGATTGCCGTCATGCGCGGCGGAACCAGCAAAGGAGTATTCATCAATTACAAGGAAATGCCGGAGGATCGTGTGCTGTGGGACAGCTTCCTGCTCGACATCATGGGAAGCCCCGATCAGCGCCAAATCGACGGACTGGGCGGAGGCAACTCCCTGACCAGCAAAGCCGCCATCATCAAAAAGTCGGAAATGGACGGAATCGACGTGGAGTATACGTTTGCGCAGGTCAGCATTGAAAATCAGCTGGTGGATTTCAAGGGGAATTGCGGGAACATCTCTTCTGCAGTCGGCCCGTATGCCATTGAACAAGGGCTCGTCGCAGCAGTGGCACCGGTGACCCAGGTCCGGATCTTTAATACGAACACGCAGAAAGTGATCATCGCGGAAGTCGAAGTGGAAAATGGGCAAGTGAAGACGGAAGGGCAATGCGAAATTCCAGGTGTTCCCGGGACCGGTTCTCCGATCTATCTATCCTTTACCGATGCACAAGGCGCCGTCACCGGCAAGCTGTTCCCGACCGGCAACCCGGTTGATCGGATCGACACACGGAACGGCCCGATTGATGTATCCATCATCGATGTCGCCAATCCCCTCGTTTTTGTCAAAGCGGAAGATGTCGGGTTGACCGGGTCGGAATTACCGCATGAATTCACGGCAGAGAAACTGGCAGAATTGGAAGAAATCCGTTCAGCCGCCGCTGAAATGTGCCTGTTTTCAACGAAGGAAGAAGCGACCGTGAAATCGCCCGCCGTGCCGAAAATGACGATTATTGCCCCTCCCGAAACGTATTTTGACGTCAACAGCGTGGAACGGCAAGCAGACGCAATGGATTGCCGCATCCGGATGATGTCGATGCAAAAGCCGCATCAGGCCCTTGCCATCACCGGTGCCATCTGCACAACAGCCGGCGCGTTTTTAAAAGACACGGTTTTAAACGACGTCATCGAAGTTGAGAACACCGTCCTGCGTTTGGGCCACCCGTCCGGCATCATCGAGACGAAAGTGGACATGATTGCGGGACATATCGGCAATATCAAAGTGGTCCGCACCGCCCGGATGATTCTGGAAGGCTTTGTCTATACAAAGCACAACTATGTGTACAGCAAATCGCTGGCTTGA
- a CDS encoding sugar ABC transporter ATP-binding protein — translation MKKSEDAIEFTNISKRYPGVKALSDISFSIKWGTILGLAGENGSGKSTLLKLLTGIEKASEGEVQVEKEAITSIKTARRKKIAMVTQEPSLVDELSIAENVIVNESGKWFVNWKEKEKKTSFYLNKLGLDLDVKQKAGKLSPDQQQLVSIAKALATEPTILLLDEATSSLTDDQTELVFELLQDFKKNNNIVIFISHKLKEYLKICDEIIVLRDSHYITRLVPPHWTEETIISSMVGRELSDLYPLKKQVQHANIMLRIKELEIKKSANKTLDIDIRKGEIFVFSGLVGCGRSEILRALIGEMESDGHIDLAGKAYPCQSPVEALKRGITLIPAERKSEGIIGHLSVYENAVLGVRSRKSLFGLVNRKKEEKVVEKIIKDLGVKTASVHTHIEHLSGGNQQKVILGRALSISPQVLLLDEPTRGIDVGAKSEIYHLLRKLSDEGLTVIISSSDLQEVVGVADRVGVMFRGELKTILSNHEVTEENIMYYATGND, via the coding sequence AGTGAGGATGCAATCGAATTCACAAACATCTCCAAACGCTATCCGGGAGTCAAGGCACTTTCAGACATCAGCTTTTCTATCAAGTGGGGGACCATTCTTGGGCTGGCTGGAGAAAACGGCTCAGGAAAGTCCACCCTCCTAAAACTCCTGACAGGCATTGAAAAAGCAAGCGAAGGCGAAGTTCAAGTCGAGAAGGAGGCGATCACTTCCATCAAAACCGCGCGCCGCAAAAAAATTGCCATGGTGACGCAAGAGCCATCTTTGGTGGATGAGTTGTCGATTGCTGAAAACGTCATCGTGAACGAAAGCGGCAAGTGGTTTGTGAACTGGAAAGAAAAAGAGAAAAAAACGTCCTTCTATCTAAACAAGTTGGGACTCGACTTGGATGTAAAACAGAAAGCCGGGAAATTGTCGCCGGATCAGCAGCAATTGGTATCCATCGCGAAAGCCTTGGCAACAGAGCCCACGATTCTGCTTTTGGATGAAGCGACCAGTTCCTTGACGGACGATCAAACCGAGTTGGTGTTCGAACTGTTGCAGGATTTCAAGAAAAACAACAATATCGTCATCTTCATCTCCCATAAACTCAAGGAATACTTGAAAATCTGCGATGAAATCATTGTACTGCGGGATTCCCATTATATAACCCGGCTTGTGCCGCCGCACTGGACAGAAGAAACCATCATTTCATCGATGGTCGGGAGGGAATTGTCGGATCTTTACCCGCTGAAAAAACAGGTGCAGCACGCGAACATCATGCTGCGCATCAAAGAGCTGGAAATAAAAAAATCAGCCAACAAAACTTTGGACATCGATATCAGAAAAGGGGAGATATTCGTCTTTTCGGGATTGGTGGGATGCGGAAGAAGCGAAATCCTCCGCGCCCTGATCGGGGAAATGGAGTCTGACGGACACATCGATCTTGCCGGAAAAGCGTATCCCTGCCAAAGCCCGGTCGAAGCATTGAAACGGGGCATCACGCTTATTCCGGCGGAAAGAAAATCAGAAGGCATCATCGGCCATTTGTCCGTCTATGAAAACGCGGTACTGGGCGTCCGGTCCCGGAAATCGCTGTTCGGTCTGGTGAACCGGAAAAAAGAAGAAAAAGTTGTCGAGAAAATCATTAAGGACCTGGGTGTGAAGACTGCCTCCGTGCATACCCATATTGAACATCTGTCCGGAGGCAACCAGCAAAAAGTGATTTTAGGCAGAGCGTTGTCGATTTCGCCGCAGGTTCTGCTGCTGGATGAGCCGACGCGCGGCATTGATGTCGGCGCGAAGTCGGAAATTTATCACCTGCTGCGTAAACTGTCAGATGAAGGCCTTACCGTCATTATCTCTTCCTCTGATTTGCAGGAGGTGGTAGGAGTGGCAGACCGGGTCGGCGTCATGTTCAGGGGCGAACTGAAAACCATCTTATCCAACCATGAAGTTACCGAGGAAAATATCATGTACTACGCCACAGGTAACGATTAG
- a CDS encoding putative protein N(5)-glutamine methyltransferase: MGNTDFQLDSEIEAGIVDRLRSEGCVFAEEETRLLAGEARSLEEIRGWVELRASGMPLEYVLGFTHFCGLRIELERGVFIPRPRTEFLVRQAKTFIRPNHNTVLDLCCGSGAVGAAIAGCAESISLHAVDIDPVAVHCASRNLSKIGGRVCQGDLYKALPVSLKGQVNIIVANAPYVPTESIQFLPREARLYEPEHALDGGADGLGLHRRIAEKAADWLVFGGHLLMESSEAQGTKTLAIFVEAGLHAKVVRDENLDATVVIGEKPR, encoded by the coding sequence ATGGGGAACACCGATTTCCAGTTGGATTCCGAAATCGAGGCGGGCATTGTGGACAGACTGCGAAGTGAAGGCTGCGTCTTCGCAGAGGAAGAAACGCGGCTTCTTGCCGGTGAAGCCCGAAGCCTGGAAGAAATCAGGGGATGGGTGGAACTGCGGGCAAGCGGGATGCCGCTTGAATACGTGCTTGGTTTCACCCATTTTTGCGGCTTGCGGATCGAACTGGAAAGAGGCGTGTTTATCCCGCGTCCACGTACGGAGTTTCTGGTCCGGCAAGCGAAAACCTTCATCCGTCCGAACCATAATACGGTGTTGGATTTATGCTGCGGCTCAGGGGCAGTCGGTGCCGCCATAGCTGGCTGTGCGGAAAGCATTTCGTTGCATGCCGTTGACATTGATCCCGTCGCCGTGCACTGCGCTTCCCGAAATTTATCGAAGATTGGCGGCCGGGTCTGCCAAGGTGATTTATACAAGGCATTGCCTGTTTCTTTGAAAGGGCAGGTGAACATCATAGTGGCAAATGCGCCTTACGTCCCTACGGAGTCGATTCAATTCCTTCCGAGGGAAGCGCGTTTGTATGAACCGGAACACGCGCTTGACGGTGGTGCGGATGGACTGGGTCTTCACCGCAGGATTGCGGAAAAAGCGGCCGACTGGCTTGTTTTCGGTGGTCATCTATTGATGGAGTCCAGTGAGGCGCAGGGAACAAAAACCCTGGCCATATTCGTTGAAGCCGGACTCCATGCCAAAGTCGTCAGGGACGAAAACCTGGATGCAACCGTTGTGATCGGGGAAAAGCCCCGCTGA
- a CDS encoding ABC transporter permease yields METETTLKTAEEISPKKVNYKQVLLKFAGIGPLLILLCIIVSIINPAFLTVQNWINLLTASSGIWIMAMAMTLVLLTAGFDLSVGSTMALSGVMLVTLLSAGMSQLLSIILTIAAITAIGFLINGLLIGKVGLNFFVVTLGTLSLFRGIVFVWTNGETKYVSEYPLIMALGNGKLGVIPYPIIIMLIVFLASFLFLKYTSFGRSIYIVGGNPHTAKLSGINVTLVITVVYAISAMFAALAGIIETGRLASAAPTIGTSTELLVAAAVLLGGTSFKGGVGGVAGTALGVLFIAVLQNGLSLANVSSYWQNVITGIILILAIFLNHVKSKNL; encoded by the coding sequence ATGGAGACTGAAACCACCTTAAAAACCGCCGAAGAAATCAGCCCAAAAAAGGTCAACTACAAACAGGTATTATTGAAATTTGCAGGAATAGGGCCGCTGCTGATTTTGCTATGCATTATCGTGAGCATCATCAATCCCGCCTTCCTGACCGTTCAGAACTGGATCAACCTATTAACTGCCAGTTCCGGAATCTGGATCATGGCCATGGCGATGACGCTTGTCCTGCTAACAGCCGGATTCGATTTGTCAGTCGGTTCTACAATGGCTTTAAGCGGCGTCATGCTCGTTACTTTACTGTCTGCTGGAATGTCCCAACTGCTGAGCATCATCCTTACCATAGCCGCGATTACGGCCATTGGTTTTCTGATTAACGGGTTACTGATCGGAAAAGTGGGATTGAATTTCTTTGTGGTTACCTTGGGGACTTTATCGCTGTTTCGCGGAATTGTCTTTGTCTGGACGAATGGGGAAACGAAGTACGTTTCGGAGTATCCGCTGATCATGGCACTTGGCAACGGAAAACTGGGTGTGATTCCGTATCCAATCATCATCATGCTGATTGTTTTCCTCGCTTCGTTTTTGTTCTTGAAATACACCAGTTTCGGCCGTTCCATCTATATTGTCGGAGGCAATCCCCATACAGCGAAGCTGTCCGGCATCAATGTCACTTTGGTCATTACCGTGGTCTACGCCATCAGCGCCATGTTCGCAGCGTTGGCGGGCATCATTGAAACCGGGAGACTGGCCTCAGCTGCCCCGACCATCGGCACCAGTACGGAATTGCTGGTCGCAGCGGCAGTGCTGCTCGGTGGAACGAGTTTTAAAGGCGGCGTCGGGGGCGTTGCAGGAACTGCATTGGGCGTCTTGTTCATCGCAGTGCTGCAAAACGGACTCAGCCTGGCAAACGTCTCGTCGTATTGGCAAAACGTGATCACCGGCATCATCCTGATACTGGCAATCTTCCTGAACCATGTGAAATCCAAAAACCTTTAA